CTTGTTGCAGTGAAGGATTAGCACTACCATCTTGCTGTGAAGAGGGATTAATCCCTTCAAAAGCGTTTAGAGAGGTTATTAGAGAGAGAGAGAGAGAGAGAGAGAAGGCAAAAACGGCGTGTGTTTTCATGAGCACCTGTGGATAAAAAAATTGCCTAGATTCTAGCACAATCACATGCGATTTATGTAAATCATACAAGAAAAATTTTAATATGGCTTGGGCTAATCTAAAAACAAGTAGTCTATCTCTCTTCCTCACAGCACAGAGTTTTTCTCTACATCCGAAAGAGTGGATAGAAAAATACAGCCAAAAAGTCATTGTCTAAATTGCCCATAAAGGCCAATTAAGCTCCGCTCTATGTAACGATACCTAACAAGCTTTTATGTTACAATGTATTAGTTAGTCTGTCTGCTATGGCAATTAAGATGCTATAGCAATTAAGAAAGGATTGTGTGTATGTCTTGGCTTTTGTGTAGGGTGATTACAACTTTTTCTAGTACCAAAGTAATGTTGCGTGAATATGCTTTTTTAGTTTTTGTTGCTCTCTTGATGAGTTTGGGGATTTGCCATGCAAATGATGCAAAAGAATACCTCAAAACGGCTGAAACTTACTTCAACCAAAAAAGTTATGCAAAAGCATTAGAATACTTCCAAAAAGCCGCAGACATGGGGAGTGCTGAAGCTTACAACGATTTAGGGATTATGTACACTAATGGTCGTGGAGTTGCTCAGGATTTTTCAAAGGGATTGCAATACATCCAAAAAGCTGCAGACATGGGGAGTGCTGAAGCTTACAATAATCTAGGAACTGTATACAAACAAGGCTATGGCGAGTATTTTAAAAAAGATGCCTCCAAAGCTTTACAATTTTTTCAAAAGGCGGCGGATAAGGGGAGTGCTGAGGGTGATTATAACCTAGGACTTATGTACCACGACCCAAAATGTGCATTTCAAGATGACTCCAAAGCCTCACAATATTTCCAAAAGGCGGCAGACAAGGGGGATGCTAACGGTTATGTTGGCTTGGCAGTCATGTACGCAAAAGGTCAAGGCGTTGCTCAAAATTATTCCAAAGCACTACAGTTTTTTCAAAAGGCTGCAGACATGGGAAGTGCCAAGGGCTATTATGGCTTAGGTTTATTATATGCATACGGAAGTGGTGTTGATAGAAACGCTTCTAAAGCTATACAATATCTCCAAAAAGCTGGAGATTTGGGAGATGCTAAGGGATATTACCAATTAGGGATTATGCACTCCTACTTAAATGCTGTTTTGGGCATTCCTCGTAGCAATGCCAAAGCATTAAAATATCTCCAAAAAGCCATAGATACGGGACTTGATGGAGCTGATCTTGAACGAACTTATCAAGCATTGTTCATCATATATGGTTCACAAGGGGATTCTGAGGGCAATCAAAAGGCACAGCAGTATCTCTTAAAATCAGAAGCTTTAAAATCAAAGAGTGGAATGCATATTTCAACTTGTGGGAGTGCAGTGCTTTTTGATACGAATAGCCTCTAAGTCTTCTGTTATGCCTATTTGTTGGAGCATCTGTCTAAAACTGCACTTTTGCAATTCACCCAACATCTTAATCCCCCTTTTTGCCGAAAACGACACAGACAAACTCATTTGGCATAAAATCCCCATCTCTCTCCCCCACAGCACAGAGCTTTAGCGCGCACCCTTGCGGTGTGCTGTGGGGCAAACAAAGCAAAGCGCAGCGTCCCCCTTTTATAGGGGGGTTGCTTAATTCAAATTAAGCAACCCCGCAAGGGGGACACTACCGTTTTGCTTAATTTGTAAAGGCGGTCTGTCTAAAACGGCATTTTTGCAATCACTGCAATATCTGTCTTTGGCATACATGTCATTAAAAAGCAATCTCTCTCAAGCAATTTTAGCCCTTTTAATTTGCCTTTGTGCTCTGTCAAAAGCTACATTTTGTAACCCAAGCAAATATCTCTCTTATCCCATCTTGCCATTAAAGCTCATCTCTCAAGCACACACTGCATTAAAAGGGCTCACTCTCAAGCCAGCAAACACCGCATACAAAGCTCTCTCTGCCCCCCGCTTACAGCAAAAAGGCTCTATCTGTCCCCGCTAAAAGGCATTGTTCTAAGTGGATTAAAGGATTTGTTTTTGGTATCTGTCTGCCCCGCATTTAAAAGGGCAATATCTCTCACACCAGCCCCAAAAAGCCATGAAAAGCCATCTCTTGCCCCCTTGCCCCACAAGCTCCATTAAGCAAAATACCAAGCCAAAATCATGCAACTTTTAAGCTACTATTAAGTAACCGAAGTTAAATCAATTTACATTTATCGTGTTTTACATGCAACTTGCGATAATTAAAAGCAACTTAAAAGTTTTCTATTTTGGTATGAGTTAGGCACATAAAGCTAAACCAAAATGCAAAGCCTTTAAGCAAATGCCAAGTAACTATTAAGCAACTTTTAAGTGACATAAGCTAAACCAATGTTAATAAACAACAGCAAATCTAAAGCTCAAAACAATTAAAAGTAACTTAATTTTCTCTATTTTCGTAATAGCTTGTCCCCAGCTCTGATCAGAATACAAAGCCCATTTAAGCCATAAAGCCCAATCCAGCAAACAAGCCCCAACAAATCCCAAATAAGCCTGCCTTTCTCTCTTAATACAATTTTTTTTGTTTTTCTCCCGCTCCAGCCTTTCCTTTGCTAGAACTCCCACGCCCGAAGACCAAAAAACCTTAGCCCCAGCTGGGGAGCGTAGCAAACGAAAACCCAAAGGGGTTCAGCTGGGGATCAGCGTTTCTTTGGATTAGGATCAGCGGGGTTCTGGTAAAGGTTGGGGCGAGTAAACAAAAATGCATGCCACAATCTAACTTGTTTTGCTCACTCTGTCTTTGAGTCAAAAACCCCCAGTCTAGAACCCCTAGATTTTTTGTTGATTTAAATATATATTAAGTAACCATATAGGCAACCCTAAAACTTAAACAAAAGACAGACTAAAGAAACCTCCACTTCACATAGTATAACCGCGCATCCTTTCCTCACTTATTCTTCCTTTTAAAACCATTCAGTCCACGACAAAAAAAACAGCAAGAAAGCCCATTTACCAAAAGACCCCAAAGCTAGTTGCTTCAAATATCAGGC
This window of the Helicobacter sp. NHP19-012 genome carries:
- a CDS encoding tetratricopeptide repeat protein, with protein sequence MSWLLCRVITTFSSTKVMLREYAFLVFVALLMSLGICHANDAKEYLKTAETYFNQKSYAKALEYFQKAADMGSAEAYNDLGIMYTNGRGVAQDFSKGLQYIQKAADMGSAEAYNNLGTVYKQGYGEYFKKDASKALQFFQKAADKGSAEGDYNLGLMYHDPKCAFQDDSKASQYFQKAADKGDANGYVGLAVMYAKGQGVAQNYSKALQFFQKAADMGSAKGYYGLGLLYAYGSGVDRNASKAIQYLQKAGDLGDAKGYYQLGIMHSYLNAVLGIPRSNAKALKYLQKAIDTGLDGADLERTYQALFIIYGSQGDSEGNQKAQQYLLKSEALKSKSGMHISTCGSAVLFDTNSL